Genomic segment of Streptomyces longhuiensis:
CCACCAGCGGGAGGTCCGCGTCGCGCGTCTCCTTGATCGGCTTGCCGTTGTCCAGCGTCTCCAGGACCGCGAGCTCGCGGCTGCGCTCCTGGATGATCCGCGCGATCCGGAACAGGTACTTCGCGCGCTCCGCGCCCGGCAGCGCCGACCACTTCTCGAACGCCTTGCGGGCTGCCTTCACCGCGCGGTCCACGTCCGCCTCGCCCGCCTGGGCGATCTCGGAGAGGACCTCCTCCGTGGACGGGCTGACCGTCTTGAAGACCTTGCCGTCGGCCGCCTCGGCGAACTCGCCGTCGATGAACAGGCCGTAGCTGGGGGCGATGTCGACGACGGAGCGGGACTCCGGTGCGGGTGCGTACTCAAAAGTCATGGGTCAGTCCACCGTGACGTAGTCGGGGCCGGAGTAGCGGCCGGTGCTCAGCTTCTGGCGCTGCATCAGCAGGTCGTTGAGCAGGCTCGAAGCGCCGAAGCGGAACCAGTGGTTGTCCAGCCAGTCGCTGCCGGCGGTCTCGTTGACCAGCACGAGGAACTTGATCGCGTCCTTGGTCGTACGGATGCCTCCGGCGGGCTTCACGCCTACCTGTACGCCCGTCTGGGCGCGGAAGTCACGCACCGCCTCCAGCATGAGCAGGGTGTTCGCCGGGGTGGCGTTCACCCCGACCTTGCCGGTCGACGTCTTGATGAAGTCCGCCCCGGCCATCATGCCCAGCCAGCTCGCGCGCCGGATGTTGTCGTACGTCGACAGCTCGCCCGTCTCGAAGATGACCTTGAGGCGCGCGGCGCCCGAGGCCTCCTTCACGGCGACGATCTCCTCGTACACCTTCAGGTAATGGCCCGCGAGGAACGCTCCGCGGTCGATGACCATGTCGATCTCGTCGGCTCCGGCGGCGACCGCCTCGCGGACGTCCCCGAGCTTCACCTCCAGGGCGGCGCGGCCCGCCGGGAAGGCTGTGGCCACGGAGGCGACCTTCACGTCGCTTCCGGCCACGGCCTCCTTGGCCGTCGCCACCATGTCCGGGTAGACGCAG
This window contains:
- the deoC gene encoding deoxyribose-phosphate aldolase, whose amino-acid sequence is MPTAPAPAFADAVASDRSLRRFLHGLPGVDTVGLEARAASLGTRSIKTTAKAYAIDLAISMIDLTTLEGADTAGKVRALGAKAVHPDPTDRTTPRTAAVCVYPDMVATAKEAVAGSDVKVASVATAFPAGRAALEVKLGDVREAVAAGADEIDMVIDRGAFLAGHYLKVYEEIVAVKEASGAARLKVIFETGELSTYDNIRRASWLGMMAGADFIKTSTGKVGVNATPANTLLMLEAVRDFRAQTGVQVGVKPAGGIRTTKDAIKFLVLVNETAGSDWLDNHWFRFGASSLLNDLLMQRQKLSTGRYSGPDYVTVD